ttatatacttatatacaatttttgaaaatagataaacgacgcatcttgcgagatccacccccaaatcacgTTCGGGCCGTtagtggatctcggtttatgcggatcgcgaaattgatggcggcaatgcatagaaaggcactgattacacactggaacgtgcgttcgaacgaagttgtagggttattatttgagtttttagcatttttcgaaattttttggggtggatctcgtaatgcctgtgtatatgtcggatctcgcaatgtactctaagacagtatatatatataaatattctagggggtaaactcgtaacttttttatagattaaccagcaaactcataacgttttgacaaactcgtaacctttttaggacgtgacttttcgatgaggtgccatatgaatctacaaggtgtggggagtctactggcaaagtttgagcagggacgtgagattgccgtttatacactttctcttttgactcaattttcaaatgagtgcatagcctaagtattatgtacaaggacatgaggaaaaggtgtttattgccaagaatcattttttacgttttttacgttctttttggtgattttggtggttgaagatgtcctctttcacatggcgtggtcaaaaatcgtctaaaataaatttttgactgctcaattttaatttagagttgattatacaggtccgaattttcgtgtttttcagtctaaacagtgattttatgggaaaagtatgcatcctaggaaaaaaatgcattgaaggaaattgtagagaataaaattttctttctgctcagagctggttatttttctgtgggatgctttgttaaaaagctatttgcgaaaaacagagacgtatgggacttttaaaaaaaagcttttctgaaaaattgatgtttcggcaatgaggtacctctccacaggtcacccaaaaatcaagttaacgaatataacgcggcctaacatcgagtactatcaggcctatggggtgacgcgtcgagcgcatgcacagcaacgaagttataggtgggacgtgagtttgtattttatacaaaacgttatgagtttacctgtatgcggctatatgtatatatgtatatggaacttgcttactatccgagacccggtacatcgtactgacgatccgaggcccgcgtctttgacacttagaaaaattttaaagagtgcctggtaaattcgttcgcgcatgcgcCTTGCTAGCGGCTGTCAAGCCTGGTCTAGAGCCGTTGGTGCGATCTCCAAAGAGTGATTTATACAGGAATGACGCGAGTATGAAGTTTCTGTCAGGGTTGTTGCGGATCACGTAAATTTgatccgaatcacggatcacgaatcattgagaaatttgtgatccggatcacggatcaaagATCTTCCGGGaaattgtgatccggatcacgaatcactCCAGAAAAAAGTGATCCGGATCAAATTTCACGGATCGTTTTTCGGATCATTTCAAGGAAATTGTACTAGGTATACtaaattggtttttttaaaattgaagattgaacaaaaacgtgaaaaaacgaaatagtctccattttattttcaaaaaatttgcaataacacattatacaggggtgggaaaaagtcagcctcagcttgaaaatttgcagaaattgaaaaatgaaatttttacatttcaaaaaattttagttttttgtcaataaatcaaaaactaataAGATcatatcgattggaaatttaattctctacaattttgggcatatgtaattttttcgtaggacgcttcctttcgccacCAGATTGACTTTTATGAAATACagtgtgcaaatttttcaaaaaataattttcgaaaagttttacttgcggttttttgtcaaaaaatcaaaaactaggcATCCTAGCGAAAAACCaatgacattacgtcgattttaCCTACGTCAATATCCAACAAATTGAGTTCAactccattaatttttaataaaatcgaattttcaaagcaaaaacatgcagcaatgcagcattactggtgaaaaaaaaggatccgtgaaaaaatgatctgcggaaaattttgaatcggatcataGATCACGAATCCTTGTGGaataatgatccggatcacggatcacgattcctactgcagaaaatgatccggatcacggatacaGATCACTCaaatgtgatccggatcatgatccggatcacaacaaCCCTGGTTTCTGTGTGGGGTGAAGTAAGGTAAGctgtatatactgtaggtatgatacctactttgtgagtcccagacaaaaatttgtctatagcatccctgaagtgtgtacatcatgaaaatataatttttaataggaaaacgttccgagacccgctaacgggcctcggaacgtcgcgtcgggtctcggatagtcgatgtcacttccagaaacgggcctgtataagctgtagcaagcctgtataagtatataaaccttatataaggaaacctgaaattttgggaatgagcctatcgtgatcccagaccctcgaaacgcaaagaaaagtcactccccgacccaacttccactatcgcaacaaatacaatactccacttttctccgaaaagtcggtaaaatatgtattcactcaaaatacttgaagaagATATTATTATTCTaacaacgtgaatttttttcaaaaatataattatctACATGAGGActatttcttttaaattttccctTCACGTgagccatcttcaaaaactcaaaaaacacttaagattgtgttttttgtgtcacggaaccaccaaaaaaaaactatcaacgagttttgaaaaaaaaattctgaattcactcaaaatataggtatggaggagacagtataatgaaagtacatgcaggtaagtactcgtatttgagattctgcgtcgatctatgctattgccgtcaaaatccaaggccacttttagagttctacagagcgattgaaaatttgcaaattgttttttttgggggggggggggattagccttgaaaatattttcttcgcaaatgtttcgctgtaatgaagaaaaaatattgaaagatattatttctgaaactgaggaaatattttgaaacgcagtgatACTAATATTTTAGGTCTCAGAAAGgcgagaaaaattgccaaatactCCTAACTTTTtgtcgatttttcgaaattgtcaataacaattcaaaataataGCACAGAATGGACGCAAAATcgcaaataattttatttaggattggatcgtcatttttctcaaaacaaatcgggtacaggggctacagtgaaaaaaaaacacggttttttcgaaaatactccaACTTTGAGGGCTCATGttggtaaaaatccagttttttaaatttttttcgcgatccacccaaTCTATTACATAGGTAGGCATACCTATTATGTTTTTaatgtacttggtaactcacataaaaatttaatgatgGACACCAAAAAGACacttttctgatagttttgagttagatatatacctacctaccatgtacttgaaaagtacgTGTAATTCgagaaaaccttgattaagaagttgcatggcgtaaataacgctataatgaagcatttttcacaaaaaatcttatttttgagCAACTCCTCTCCTCAATGTTACCGTTAgaagggtccaactgcaaatcacagcgagtttgattcatatgataacgatacccatattgtcaatctactttcgccccaaaattggaGAGGGGATGCCTAggctgtgagtttcatcgaaatcagaGCTCAAGGGCATTTTGCTTATCTCATCGGAGGGTACCCTTTCGAACAATTTTGTTCATGTTATGCAAATCAGAAATATAACATTTGGATCCAAATAGGTCTAAGGTTTACTTTTGAACTCACACAGCTGTAATTTCGCGGTAAGCTCCTGAAACGATgggaaaggtgaaaaaaaaaggtaaaccaATAAACACCGACAAAAAAGTAGATGGTTTATTGTTCTGATTCAAATCTTTCAgagcgatttttaattttctgggaaaaatttaaaaattgctggaggcttcagaatagtCCAAAACTAGTATGGTTGTATTGGTTGTCAATGTGTGaaagttgaattgaaacaattaataataatattgattcacattgctcaaaaaattgataggtatttcgttgaaaatttaaatatttgcctttaaatcaattttttggagttttcttaattttcaaaaattcgacaaaaaccTAAAAGATGAACTTTGCTCTTTATACTTagttcctaaaattttggttatggtgATTTATTGACCTGCACATTCGATCCAGCTTCAAACAGAAATTTATTGATTGCGTGGATACAATTATTTACTTACCCAGTATAGTTCGGCATAGTACTTGAATAAACtctttcaggtaggtacctacttaaataaaaAACCAACCGTAGCTTCGAAATTTACGATTCGCATAAAACATACCAATTTACGAGTAGAATAACTTCTTACGATGGTAGGTAATTCGTACGTTATCAAAgggtataaaatgaaaatcagtaCGAAAATTACGTACATCTACGCTTTAGAATGTAATTGCGTAAtcggaaaattaaataaaattaagtacatatatcaAGTATTTAATACCGAATTTAATTCTACATTTCATTACATGTACCataatgaaaattccaatttatgtTCTCTGACTTGTTcatcttacgtttttttttttacttgtacCTACTCGGTTATACCAAATCAGAAGTATGTACTACCAGCACTCCCAGGACACACTGTATAGGCATAGTGCGATGGGCTATCCTAGTTTTATATAGTTTTTTATCTAAGGaagagtcccgataaggccattcTTTGGCCCCACAACAGTTATCGACtggaccactcttaaaatattgtaataaatatccaaaatacgaatcggtgcttggttaacccaaaatgaccatttttgggctccatgggttcccaaagttgtgattacaaaatgaattttaggaaccactgagtatcattttcaaaaacttttttagcgtaaaatatctgtttgaacttgatgaacgttatgcgaggtgattttcctattttcgaccctcgtggGCAGAAATTGGAAGGgtcttaatttttggaaaattttggaaccaccattttgaacctacccctttgaacctccCTAACAAGCTTTTTagagtttattagtatctgaaagacctgcatcctaccaaattttgagctcaataaaatttaccgctggtactcaaaaatccagtgcaatttcaaaattttgggaacccctggaaaactagaaacctgcgatttgcgccaaacgtaacgttttgaggtgtatattcaattatattgatgaaaaagatcaattaagcttcctgtatattcgtaatcttgaaccattttttttagagccctccactttaggcacccctaaaaaaaggtgtttaagcaaattttttcaaatgaattgaagaatttacatttgaacgaCACCAGCAAGtactcgatgatttttcatttgatttttcctgcaacattcaaaattaagcttttttgggccaatttctgagattttactctttaaaaaaatgccaaaatcacgttttcacgatttcaagaaaaataacaacaacaacaaataaGTAAACgaaattggaaacaaaaaaaagtatttacgTAGGTACAGGTACTTACAATAAAtcatagataggtatacctacattaaGTCACTACAAAATTAAGGTTTCTTAGGATTCAGTCTCGAAGGTGTTATCGTTTCCGCAGGAGGAGTTAACTTCGTTGGGTACTTTCTTTCACGTTTTGTAACATATGACGCTTTCCTACATCCTCTTTTTCCCGGGATTATATAATGATCATGTTCGAAaggtatttttaaaactacAAACATGTGATCAATTTTTCTAGCAGGGTCATTGTGAGTagcatttatcaaaatattgaacATATCGATATGTTCCATCGGAAAATACCAATACTTTTCAACGCGTTTGATggctgtttgaaaaaatatcttagTTCCATTatcatattttgtttttaacgCTGCATCAAGCTGGTGGCGCTTCTCGTTGTCAAAATAACACGATAATCGGTAACCTCGTTGAATTATTGCCGAAAAAGTTCTGGAAAAATTCCGCTTGTCATTATTATACCTCAGTTTTCTGACTTCTGGATctaatttattgaaatattctGATAGATTCTCTTGCAGGTGACCAGCTACAGATCTCCATTTGTCTTCAACTTTATTCCACTCCTCATTATACCATGTTGCTTGCCACGCATTGTTTGTGAATCCTATGACATAGGGATCAGTTGTCACAAATCGACACCACTTGCTGTAAGCTACATGATCCGTTTTTCTAGGGTCTTCACTTTTACCCCTCATATACCGATGTATCCGGCCTGGTTCGAACTCATCATAGATCCTCCGTATTTCTTGGATACAAAATGGCCATTCTTCTAAAGGCGTGTAATGGTCTACATAGTCAACGCCAGCTATGTTTTTGAAGATTTCGGTCAAATCATGAGTCATAAAATCCGATGCACAGAGAAAATCAGTGTGAGGCTGTATGAAACGGAATCAAAACTGTTAATTGTTCGATTTTCCTAACACAGGGTAAATGCAGGTAGGAGTAGGACGGAGGACATTGACTAAAACCCTTCTTAAATGtagagaaattgatgaaaaattgaaattttggtaacattaaaaaattgaaacattcgtTTTTcactatacttacctacaaattttaaaatatttgtataaaaaaaagatCGAAATTGATccttgaaaaaaccctttcgctcaatgaaataaactcctcacaaaataatcaaaattcgaaaaaattccaaaaatttacgaattttcattttcttattgtgagtgtaattttcatcaactttttcaagaaatacgtttgaaagaggtcaaaataagacaacgaatatatttatactttttttgatgtttaaaattgaagattgatttttttcgaattttgatttttttgtgaggagttcatttcattgagtgaaagggttttttcaactttttcaatagatacgtaaaaatagggttcaaatgagtcaacttcaccaatcaaaactttttttcatgttttaaatcaaaaaatcgcattttttcgcaaagtttaaatttttttaaatcgactttgttacaagttaccatcccaattttttaatatgttgttcagcatgaacaattgtccataatatattttttcagaatttttgagagtcggaacgatatgaaacccacgttttgaaactttttgagctaattttttgtacgaaaaaaaaggcaacactgatttttatgatattaccaaaaagcttttcaaaacccttaactatggaaaaaagttacattttggtaggtatcgcggttatcgagtaatccacttctgaaatggatgaaattttaggtTCAACTGAAAACTTTGCTGTGATTTGCGCctttggtcatcccttcggaagtcctttccgcaggaaaaatttcaaaaaaatcgccgaacccccctaccacttcttggtccaactgacgtggaatgacccggtTGGAACCTACTCCATATTACCTGCTTTTACCCTACTATTAAAAATATGAGTGTTGTTGGTTGTGCACATAGTACGTACCATGCTTTCTCTCAAATAATGGTTCTCCTCACTCATGTCATCAATTTCATTATGCAAGTTGGCCATATCATTCACCACATCGCagtactttttttcgaaatcgcgtctgcttttaaaaattttcttaacaTCTTCATAGGGAAGAACAGCAGGCTTCACAGATAGTGTATGTTTATCAATGTAAGCTAGTAACTCCTCAGAGCTGTTTGCCATCGTCTGCTCACTGC
This region of Planococcus citri chromosome 5, ihPlaCitr1.1, whole genome shotgun sequence genomic DNA includes:
- the LOC135847761 gene encoding uncharacterized protein LOC135847761 isoform X1 — protein: MREIMNIRIQTAQILIAVWLACGQNGSSEQTMANSSEELLAYIDKHTLSVKPAVLPYEDVKKIFKSRRDFEKKYCDVVNDMANLHNEIDDMSEENHYLRESMPHTDFLCASDFMTHDLTEIFKNIAGVDYVDHYTPLEEWPFCIQEIRRIYDEFEPGRIHRYMRGKSEDPRKTDHVAYSKWCRFVTTDPYVIGFTNNAWQATWYNEEWNKVEDKWRSVAGHLQENLSEYFNKLDPEVRKLRYNNDKRNFSRTFSAIIQRGYRLSCYFDNEKRHQLDAALKTKYDNGTKIFFQTAIKRVEKYWYFPMEHIDMFNILINATHNDPARKIDHMFVVLKIPFEHDHYIIPGKRGCRKASYVTKRERKYPTKLTPPAETITPSRLNPKKP